Proteins encoded in a region of the Paramagnetospirillum magneticum AMB-1 genome:
- a CDS encoding glycosyltransferase family 4 protein has protein sequence MTADGLREQLIQAPVQVIVDFVPVMPGGENGEAQQVALGLLEGLMALQPQWTFHVLVNSLALDYVGEFAPAANVICVRDSGGPVHIELPELPGRQVGHVVLCPFSGPTYHSRALPLVSVIHDLLFALYPQYFLPEEESERRRNLRYTREFSDLAVCVSDHVRQTVIEAAEFPAERVRTIRTRLAPRLAPVRSTAILDHLGLRAQGYLVYPADTGLHKNHEMLLTALGIYRCRHPKSDLVLVCCGVGDNARAKEVKAAAVSMGLSVLFLGHLNGEDLSALISNSLALIFPSLVEEYGTALREAMALGAPVLCSNGAGLSEIVGDASLAFDARNPNEIAAAIERCEQDPALREELRQKGLEWVGAAGSLADAVRGYRDVMVDAMIGRGVTVDRLPRICAPEWRVGTVLDLTLPDSRSFLLAGWWSTEGHGIWLKDECSEIRFEADDTREALVLTMEITPFMVHGLPTAYPLGIVLNDRPLATLTVGMPGRIVVPVPAEVWNAARIKTLCLRPRGGRTPASLGVNADTRRLSVAIRTLAFLHERASGVSAVPGDPGASPPA, from the coding sequence ATGACCGCAGACGGCCTCCGTGAGCAACTGATCCAGGCCCCGGTCCAAGTGATCGTCGACTTCGTTCCCGTGATGCCCGGGGGCGAGAATGGCGAGGCTCAGCAAGTGGCGTTGGGCCTGTTGGAGGGTCTGATGGCGCTCCAGCCGCAATGGACGTTCCACGTCCTGGTCAACTCATTGGCCCTGGACTATGTCGGGGAATTCGCCCCGGCGGCAAACGTCATCTGTGTTCGCGACAGCGGTGGCCCGGTGCATATCGAACTGCCCGAGTTGCCCGGCCGACAGGTCGGTCATGTCGTTTTGTGCCCCTTTAGCGGCCCGACCTATCATAGCCGGGCGCTGCCGCTGGTTTCGGTCATTCACGATCTGCTGTTCGCTCTCTATCCGCAGTATTTTCTGCCGGAGGAGGAAAGCGAGCGGCGGCGGAATTTGCGCTATACGAGGGAATTCAGCGACCTTGCGGTCTGCGTATCGGATCATGTGCGCCAGACCGTGATCGAGGCAGCAGAGTTTCCGGCCGAGCGGGTGCGAACCATCAGAACGCGGCTCGCCCCTCGGCTGGCTCCGGTCCGATCGACGGCAATTCTCGATCATCTGGGGCTGCGAGCCCAGGGATATCTGGTGTATCCCGCCGATACCGGTCTCCACAAAAACCACGAGATGCTGTTGACGGCTCTTGGCATTTACCGCTGCCGCCATCCGAAATCGGACCTTGTGCTTGTCTGCTGCGGCGTCGGCGACAATGCCCGTGCCAAGGAGGTCAAGGCGGCTGCGGTGTCCATGGGGCTGAGTGTGCTGTTTCTCGGGCATCTGAACGGGGAAGACCTGTCGGCGCTGATTTCGAATTCGCTGGCGCTGATCTTTCCCTCTCTGGTCGAGGAATACGGGACGGCGCTGCGGGAAGCCATGGCCTTGGGGGCGCCGGTACTGTGTTCGAACGGGGCCGGTCTTTCCGAAATCGTCGGGGATGCCAGCCTTGCCTTCGACGCCCGCAACCCCAATGAAATCGCTGCGGCGATCGAGCGCTGTGAGCAGGACCCCGCCCTGCGGGAGGAGCTCCGGCAAAAGGGACTGGAGTGGGTCGGGGCGGCCGGGAGCTTGGCGGACGCGGTCCGCGGATATCGCGATGTCATGGTGGACGCGATGATCGGGCGCGGTGTCACGGTCGATCGTCTGCCGCGGATTTGCGCTCCGGAATGGCGGGTGGGGACGGTGCTGGACCTGACCCTGCCGGACAGCCGGTCTTTCCTGCTCGCCGGCTGGTGGTCGACCGAGGGGCATGGAATCTGGCTCAAGGATGAATGCAGCGAGATCCGGTTCGAGGCCGACGATACACGGGAGGCTTTGGTTCTGACCATGGAGATCACTCCGTTCATGGTCCACGGCCTTCCGACGGCCTATCCCCTCGGCATCGTCTTGAATGACAGGCCCCTGGCGACCTTGACGGTTGGGATGCCCGGACGGATCGTCGTTCCGGTCCCCGCAGAGGTGTGGAATGCGGCCAGGATCAAGACCCTTTGCCTGCGCCCGCGGGGCGGGCGGACACCCGCCTCGCTGGGCGTCAATGCCGACACTCGCCGCTTGAGTGTTGCCATCCGCACGTTGGCCTTTCTCCATGAACGGGCCTCGGGAGTGAGCGCGGTCCCTGGCGATCCCGGGGCGTCTCCCCCTGCTTAG
- the gmd gene encoding GDP-mannose 4,6-dehydratase: MSSKVALITGVTGQDGAYLADFLLGKGYVVHGIKRRSSSFNTGRVDRFYKDRHESDVRFILHYGDMTDSTNLIRLIQEVQPDEIYNLAAQSHVHVSFETPEYTANADALGPLRILEALRILGLVGKTRFYQASTSELYGAVRETPQTENTPFYPRSPYAVAKLYGYWITVNYREAYGIYACNGILFNHESPLRGETFVTRKITRAVAAIQNGVQDRLFLGNLDAKRDWGHARDYVEGMWLMMQQDKAQDYVLATGETRSVRNFVECAFAEVGRTIVWEGHGQEERGIDKASGKVLVMVDPRYFRPTEVELLLGDATKARREMGWAPKTTFDELVREMVAHDLATFEADRVPASRL, translated from the coding sequence ATGTCTTCGAAAGTGGCGCTCATAACAGGAGTCACGGGCCAGGATGGAGCGTATCTGGCGGACTTTCTCCTTGGGAAAGGCTATGTTGTCCACGGCATCAAGCGGCGATCCTCCAGCTTTAACACTGGTCGTGTCGATCGGTTCTATAAGGATCGGCACGAATCCGACGTTCGTTTCATCCTGCATTACGGTGATATGACCGACTCGACCAATCTCATCCGGTTGATCCAGGAGGTCCAGCCCGACGAGATTTACAATCTTGCGGCCCAGAGCCATGTGCATGTGAGCTTCGAGACGCCGGAATACACGGCCAATGCCGACGCGCTGGGACCCCTGCGCATTCTGGAGGCTCTTCGTATCCTGGGGCTGGTCGGAAAGACCCGCTTCTACCAGGCCTCCACCTCGGAACTTTACGGCGCGGTGCGCGAAACTCCGCAGACGGAGAATACCCCGTTCTATCCCCGCAGCCCCTATGCGGTGGCCAAGCTGTATGGCTACTGGATCACCGTCAACTATCGCGAGGCCTACGGCATTTATGCCTGTAATGGCATCTTGTTCAATCACGAGAGCCCGCTCCGCGGTGAGACCTTCGTGACCCGCAAGATCACCCGAGCCGTCGCCGCCATCCAGAACGGCGTCCAGGACAGGCTGTTTCTCGGCAATCTGGATGCCAAGCGCGACTGGGGCCACGCGCGTGATTACGTCGAGGGCATGTGGCTGATGATGCAGCAAGACAAGGCCCAGGATTACGTGCTGGCTACCGGCGAGACCCGGTCCGTGCGCAACTTCGTTGAATGCGCTTTCGCGGAAGTGGGGCGCACCATCGTCTGGGAAGGTCACGGCCAGGAGGAACGGGGGATCGACAAGGCGAGCGGCAAGGTCCTTGTCATGGTCGACCCGCGCTATTTCCGCCCCACCGAAGTGGAGCTTCTGCTCGGTGACGCCACAAAGGCGCGCCGGGAAATGGGCTGGGCACCGAAAACCACCTTCGACGAACTGGTTCGCGAGATGGTGGCCCACGACCTGGCCACCTTCGAGGCCGATCGTGTCCCAGCCTCCCGGCTCTGA
- a CDS encoding glycosyltransferase: MADLRFSIAVPVRSGVDWLETNLDSLARQGAGVAVALLDASADPRVPDLARRHSDLISYSYHRSSDGGQAAAIREGWEAVDGDILGWLNADDHLLPGALASVRRCFAADPSVGVVYGQAAYVSGDGAFLGYFPAYGPADLLGRANVICQPAAFVRRSAVDRVGGLDCDRHYTMDWDLWQRLFRAGCRFRSVDSVLAVVVNHAGTKTNSGSPRRTREIEELLAREGLSPWQRLRTRLGIRMGDRLTSGRLRDGGALGALWAAFRILRGGRPSFRGLELGSNRVVGGEARLVLPVPSGADGLIVHVDRPLDMVVRIDGASPLSSAMHRMEVVNAFGGNVKGISHVFSVPLAGPAHELCITAPGPWRLLAVSCSKGMPPCVSG, translated from the coding sequence ATGGCTGATCTTCGGTTTTCGATCGCGGTTCCTGTTCGTAGCGGTGTCGATTGGCTGGAAACCAATCTGGACAGCCTTGCGAGGCAGGGAGCGGGTGTCGCCGTCGCCCTTCTTGACGCCAGCGCCGATCCGAGGGTTCCCGACCTTGCCCGTCGCCATTCCGACCTGATCTCCTACTCGTACCACCGCAGTTCCGACGGCGGTCAGGCTGCGGCCATTCGAGAAGGCTGGGAGGCGGTGGATGGCGATATTCTGGGCTGGCTTAACGCCGACGACCATCTTCTTCCCGGCGCTCTGGCTTCTGTCCGACGCTGCTTCGCGGCGGATCCATCGGTAGGCGTGGTTTACGGTCAGGCGGCCTATGTGTCGGGCGACGGAGCTTTTCTGGGGTATTTTCCCGCCTACGGGCCGGCGGACCTTCTTGGTCGGGCCAATGTGATTTGTCAGCCGGCCGCCTTTGTGCGACGCAGCGCAGTGGACCGTGTCGGCGGTTTGGACTGCGACCGGCACTACACGATGGACTGGGATTTATGGCAGCGCTTGTTTCGCGCGGGATGCCGGTTCCGCTCCGTCGATAGCGTTCTTGCTGTGGTTGTTAATCACGCCGGGACAAAGACCAACAGTGGATCGCCGCGCCGGACCCGGGAGATCGAAGAGCTTCTGGCACGCGAGGGGCTATCGCCGTGGCAACGCCTGCGCACTCGGCTGGGCATTCGCATGGGGGATCGGCTGACTTCCGGGCGGCTGCGGGATGGGGGGGCTCTTGGTGCGCTGTGGGCGGCCTTCCGGATCCTGCGGGGAGGGCGCCCTTCCTTCCGGGGGCTGGAGCTTGGCAGTAACCGCGTGGTCGGCGGGGAGGCGAGGCTGGTTCTTCCCGTTCCCAGCGGGGCCGACGGCCTGATCGTCCATGTCGACCGGCCTCTTGATATGGTCGTTCGAATCGATGGTGCGTCACCGCTGAGCAGCGCCATGCACCGCATGGAAGTCGTCAATGCGTTCGGCGGGAACGTCAAAGGTATCAGTCACGTATTTTCCGTGCCTCTGGCGGGGCCTGCGCACGAACTGTGCATTACCGCGCCCGGCCCCTGGAGGCTTCTGGCGGTGAGCTGTTCAAAGGGCATGCCCCCTTGCGTCTCTGGGTGA
- a CDS encoding glycosyltransferase: MREAIKPRGLRIAIDTRSLVVGVSGGIIQNQVGVFRELFKRYPEHTYFVFCTPFNREIFRELSDHIHLVSLPPSSYLHDLAQTLQTRKIDVLFRSYPTADAAVFPMERQIIYIPDNQHDYYPQFFSRDARAYRKLAFDKTLREAGAVGTISEFSRSTLQAHPECACSDIFLMAPALQEEHSLARAEDLTAEELAQVPDGDFFIYPANLWEHKNHRRVLEAFSRLLAETNHKISFIFTGNPADWPSISRGFEALPICHLGYVRAELVQYLLQKARALVFFSLFEGFGIPLLEAFHAGTPVLCSNCTSLPEVAGDATLLADPLDISSMAAAMRQILESPALTAELVERGRRRLDAFTWAQSADNLMAAFVRVAGRTVRSPLDLQPLVSVVTPSYNQGRFIRRTIESVLNQTYGNIEYQVIDGGSDDETVDILKSYGGRFHWVSEPDGGQTAAINKGLAQAKGEILCYLNSDDVLEPDALEKVVDFFLKNPECDLVYGKAHYIDENDAVIGSYKTSDRPSDLHTDCIICQPAAFWRAGLSKLIGQFDETISTAMDYDYWLRAVNAHAVISHLPEYIASSRLYAETKTMAQRELIFHECFDLCARHVGYVHAHYFFGYWHWKLIERRPWMAPFFRFFPLAWKLPARISHAYFLLRRGLLPRAFKGKLRLMAQHPSVRGGILRVLLRLRERLRHRRLPRGPHNGLTVFGAWSDCWLAPEVEICGNWRSGKKAIRLGGFVPTDCTMRLSLNHAMVIERRLEGNREHMVEFSLDFAEGSNIVTLSFDAWISDTLRDLSFCIYETNLFCETDILVPAK; this comes from the coding sequence ATGAGGGAAGCAATTAAACCGCGGGGACTGCGTATCGCCATTGATACCAGATCTCTTGTCGTTGGCGTTTCCGGCGGGATCATCCAAAATCAGGTGGGGGTCTTTCGGGAGCTGTTCAAACGCTATCCCGAGCATACCTATTTTGTTTTCTGCACCCCCTTTAATCGGGAAATTTTCCGCGAGCTGTCGGATCATATCCACCTGGTGAGTCTCCCCCCGTCGTCCTATCTCCACGACTTGGCGCAGACACTGCAGACCAGAAAAATCGATGTTCTCTTCCGCTCCTATCCGACCGCCGATGCGGCGGTATTTCCCATGGAACGGCAGATCATTTATATCCCGGATAACCAGCACGACTACTACCCGCAATTCTTTTCCCGGGACGCCCGGGCTTACCGCAAGCTCGCATTCGACAAGACGTTGCGGGAGGCCGGCGCCGTCGGAACGATTTCTGAATTTTCCCGTTCGACACTGCAGGCACATCCCGAATGCGCCTGCAGTGACATATTCCTGATGGCGCCGGCATTGCAGGAGGAACACTCGCTGGCCCGGGCCGAGGATCTGACCGCCGAGGAATTGGCTCAGGTTCCAGACGGTGATTTCTTCATCTATCCAGCCAATCTTTGGGAGCATAAGAATCATCGTAGGGTGCTGGAGGCATTTTCCCGCCTGCTTGCCGAAACAAATCACAAGATTTCTTTTATATTTACTGGAAATCCTGCGGACTGGCCATCGATTTCTCGGGGCTTCGAGGCGTTGCCCATTTGTCATCTTGGCTATGTCCGGGCGGAATTGGTCCAGTACTTGCTTCAGAAGGCGCGGGCACTGGTATTCTTTTCCCTGTTCGAAGGCTTTGGAATTCCCCTGCTGGAGGCCTTTCACGCGGGTACGCCGGTGTTATGCAGCAACTGCACCAGCCTTCCCGAGGTCGCCGGCGACGCGACGCTTCTGGCTGATCCCCTGGATATCTCCAGCATGGCGGCTGCCATGAGGCAGATCCTGGAAAGCCCCGCTCTGACGGCGGAATTGGTCGAGCGTGGCCGCAGGCGGCTGGACGCGTTCACCTGGGCGCAGTCGGCCGACAACCTGATGGCGGCGTTTGTTCGCGTTGCAGGGCGCACCGTTCGCTCGCCTCTGGATCTCCAGCCGTTGGTCAGCGTCGTGACGCCATCCTATAACCAGGGCCGCTTCATCCGTCGGACCATCGAAAGTGTTCTGAACCAGACCTATGGCAACATCGAATACCAGGTGATCGATGGCGGTTCGGACGACGAGACCGTCGACATTCTGAAAAGCTATGGCGGCAGATTCCACTGGGTCTCAGAGCCTGATGGAGGGCAAACCGCAGCCATCAACAAGGGCTTGGCGCAGGCCAAAGGGGAAATCCTTTGTTACCTGAACTCCGACGACGTACTGGAGCCCGACGCCCTTGAAAAGGTGGTCGATTTCTTCCTCAAGAATCCGGAATGCGACCTCGTCTATGGCAAGGCCCATTATATCGACGAGAATGACGCCGTTATCGGGAGCTACAAGACCTCCGATCGCCCCAGTGATCTCCACACGGATTGCATCATCTGTCAGCCGGCGGCCTTCTGGCGGGCCGGTCTGTCCAAGCTGATCGGTCAATTCGATGAGACCATTTCCACCGCCATGGATTACGATTATTGGCTGAGGGCCGTGAACGCCCATGCGGTGATCAGCCATTTGCCCGAATACATCGCCAGCTCTCGCTTATACGCGGAGACCAAGACCATGGCGCAGCGCGAGCTGATATTTCACGAATGCTTCGACCTCTGCGCCCGTCACGTCGGCTATGTCCATGCCCATTATTTCTTTGGCTATTGGCATTGGAAGCTGATCGAGCGGCGTCCCTGGATGGCTCCCTTCTTCCGCTTCTTTCCACTGGCATGGAAATTACCCGCTAGAATTAGCCACGCATACTTCCTTTTGCGGCGAGGGTTGCTGCCTCGGGCGTTCAAGGGCAAGCTGCGGCTGATGGCCCAACATCCGTCCGTCCGCGGGGGTATCCTCCGAGTCTTGTTGCGGCTGCGCGAACGGCTTCGGCACCGCCGGCTGCCGCGGGGCCCTCATAACGGATTGACGGTTTTTGGGGCTTGGTCCGATTGCTGGTTGGCTCCCGAGGTGGAGATCTGCGGGAATTGGCGGAGTGGCAAGAAGGCCATTCGCCTCGGCGGCTTCGTTCCAACTGATTGCACGATGCGGCTATCGCTGAACCACGCCATGGTGATAGAGCGGCGCCTCGAGGGAAACCGGGAGCATATGGTCGAATTCAGCCTGGATTTCGCAGAAGGCAGCAATATCGTTACACTGAGTTTCGATGCCTGGATCAGCGATACCCTCCGGGACCTATCTTTTTGTATCTATGAGACCAATCTCTTTTGCGAAACAGATATCTTGGTTCCCGCAAAATGA
- a CDS encoding glycosyltransferase family 4 protein, whose amino-acid sequence MRIGVDVSQTGPGRAGCGNVAYYLTREIAEMDTGDDFILYPTFGNQFWDDRWGETFFPPQVNFSRALCLNSHTESRYFWETPPADLRYRLGRPDIIHSHNFFCPPPVDGARLVYTLYDLSFLENPDWSTEANREGCFRNVFRASIEADHILAISGFSREHFLSLFPHFPKDRISVMPLASRFPDDTPLARPPEYAHLGEFLLTVGTLEPRKNYRRLVEAYSRVHRQFGGKIPPLVIAGNMGWLMEDFQAFLASLGIAEHVIFLGFVSDVQLQWLYQNAYGVLYPSLWEGFGLPVLEALSQGAAVISSDVSSIPEILGDAGLMVDPVDTDSIAGGLADFLRSEDLRAAMRAKAKPQAERFSWRTSAQTALDCYREVAARPPRRQPNG is encoded by the coding sequence ATGAGGATTGGTGTCGACGTCAGCCAGACCGGACCGGGCCGGGCCGGGTGTGGCAATGTGGCCTACTATCTGACCCGAGAAATAGCCGAGATGGATACGGGGGATGACTTTATCCTCTATCCCACATTCGGCAACCAGTTCTGGGATGACCGTTGGGGGGAGACCTTTTTTCCGCCTCAAGTGAATTTCAGCCGAGCCCTCTGCTTGAACTCCCACACCGAGTCTCGATATTTCTGGGAGACGCCGCCGGCAGATTTACGATACCGGCTGGGTCGTCCCGATATTATTCACAGCCATAATTTTTTCTGTCCGCCGCCTGTTGATGGGGCCAGGCTTGTCTATACGCTGTATGACCTGTCCTTCCTTGAGAACCCGGATTGGTCAACCGAAGCCAACCGGGAGGGGTGCTTCCGCAACGTGTTCCGGGCCTCCATCGAGGCCGATCATATCTTGGCGATATCGGGCTTCTCGCGCGAACACTTCCTTAGCCTGTTCCCTCATTTTCCCAAGGACCGCATCTCTGTCATGCCGCTGGCCAGCCGGTTTCCGGACGACACCCCGTTGGCGCGGCCGCCGGAATACGCCCATCTCGGGGAGTTTCTGCTGACGGTGGGGACGCTGGAGCCGCGCAAGAACTATCGCCGCCTGGTCGAGGCCTATAGCCGGGTTCACCGGCAGTTTGGGGGTAAAATTCCTCCGTTGGTGATTGCCGGCAACATGGGATGGCTGATGGAGGACTTCCAAGCCTTCCTCGCCTCTCTGGGGATTGCAGAGCACGTTATCTTCCTCGGTTTTGTGAGTGACGTCCAACTTCAGTGGCTGTATCAGAACGCCTATGGCGTCCTGTATCCTTCCTTGTGGGAAGGGTTCGGATTGCCTGTGCTGGAGGCGCTCAGCCAAGGGGCGGCGGTGATTTCCTCCGACGTGTCGTCCATTCCCGAAATTCTGGGCGATGCGGGTCTGATGGTTGATCCCGTCGATACCGATTCCATTGCCGGCGGCCTCGCGGATTTCTTGCGATCCGAGGACCTGCGGGCGGCCATGCGTGCCAAGGCCAAGCCCCAGGCGGAGCGCTTCTCGTGGCGGACTTCGGCACAAACCGCCCTGGATTGCTACCGCGAGGTGGCTGCCCGCCCGCCACGCAGGCAACCCAATGGCTGA
- a CDS encoding glycosyltransferase family 2 protein, which produces MPSFSVITPSYNQGQFIGRTIDSVLGQGVDLEYWVIDGGSSDNTVEVLKSYGDRLRWVSEKDRGQADAVNKGILRTTGDVICWLNSDDVYYPGALSKVGAFFDARPEIDIVYGKAHHIGLHDEVQESYYTEEFDFERLKDVCFLCQPAVFFRRSVVERIGLIDADLNYCLDYEYWLRAGRSGCSFAHMHDYLAGSRMYDDNKTLSARVRVHAEINEMFRTCFGQVPVGWLSNYAHALVDSRNIGRDDMPRFVFHLAAATFFASLRWNRGVNAETRALLRQWLHHYLPRWLRGGR; this is translated from the coding sequence ATGCCAAGCTTCAGCGTCATAACGCCATCCTACAACCAGGGCCAATTCATCGGCCGGACCATCGACAGTGTGCTCGGTCAGGGCGTCGACCTGGAATATTGGGTTATTGACGGCGGCAGCAGCGACAACACCGTCGAGGTCCTCAAGTCCTATGGTGACCGGTTGCGATGGGTGTCCGAAAAGGACCGGGGCCAGGCTGATGCGGTCAACAAGGGTATCTTGCGCACCACCGGCGACGTGATCTGCTGGCTGAATTCCGATGACGTCTATTACCCCGGCGCGCTGTCCAAGGTCGGGGCGTTCTTCGACGCCAGGCCCGAGATTGATATCGTCTACGGCAAGGCCCACCATATCGGGCTCCATGACGAGGTCCAGGAATCGTATTACACCGAGGAGTTCGATTTCGAGCGCCTGAAGGACGTCTGTTTTCTCTGTCAGCCCGCTGTCTTTTTTCGCCGCTCCGTGGTCGAGCGGATCGGGTTGATCGACGCCGACCTTAATTACTGTCTGGACTACGAGTATTGGCTGAGGGCTGGGCGCTCGGGTTGCTCCTTCGCTCACATGCACGACTACCTCGCGGGTTCGCGCATGTATGATGACAACAAGACTCTGTCGGCCAGGGTCCGGGTGCACGCCGAAATCAACGAGATGTTCCGGACGTGCTTCGGCCAAGTGCCGGTTGGCTGGCTGTCCAATTACGCGCACGCCCTGGTGGACTCGAGAAATATTGGTCGCGATGATATGCCGCGGTTCGTCTTCCATCTGGCGGCCGCCACTTTCTTCGCCAGTCTTCGATGGAATCGCGGGGTCAATGCCGAGACGCGCGCCCTTTTGCGCCAATGGCTTCACCATTACCTGCCTCGCTGGCTGAGGGGGGGGCGATGA
- a CDS encoding GDP-mannose 4,6-dehydratase, with product MAVGMAKTALVFGISGQDGAYLASLLLAKGYRVIGASRDAEGSSFANLRELGILEQISLRSACMNDFHAILKVISETQPDEIYNLSGQSSVGLSFEQPLPTFESIVGGTLNILEAVRFLNASIRFYNAASGECFGNTQGVAASEQAPFRPRSPYAVAKASAAMAVVNYREAYGMFACSGFLFNHESPFRPHRFVTRKVVRAAARIARGEDLRLMLGDISVRRDWGWAPEYVDAMWRMLNVDEPEDIVIATGIHASLQEFVETVFGFFDLDWRAHVDIDPGLRRPSDVAISFGDPSRALQRLGWRASFTMPDVACAMAKAEAGSEPAAGGEVEKSL from the coding sequence GTGGCGGTGGGGATGGCTAAAACAGCGCTGGTATTCGGGATTTCCGGCCAGGACGGGGCGTATCTGGCCAGCCTTCTGCTCGCCAAGGGCTATCGGGTCATCGGCGCGTCGCGTGATGCCGAAGGCTCGAGTTTCGCCAATTTGCGGGAACTGGGAATCCTGGAGCAGATCAGTCTGCGTTCGGCCTGCATGAATGACTTTCATGCCATTCTGAAGGTGATCTCGGAGACGCAGCCGGACGAAATCTACAATCTCAGCGGTCAGAGTTCGGTCGGCCTGTCCTTCGAGCAGCCCTTGCCCACCTTCGAGAGCATTGTCGGCGGAACGCTGAACATTCTGGAGGCGGTGCGTTTCCTCAACGCCTCGATCAGATTTTACAACGCGGCATCGGGCGAGTGCTTCGGCAACACCCAGGGCGTGGCGGCCTCCGAGCAGGCCCCCTTCCGTCCCCGCAGTCCCTATGCGGTCGCCAAGGCCAGTGCTGCCATGGCTGTCGTGAACTATCGCGAAGCCTATGGAATGTTCGCGTGTTCAGGCTTCTTGTTTAATCATGAATCTCCGTTCCGCCCCCACCGCTTCGTCACGCGCAAAGTGGTTCGTGCCGCCGCCAGGATCGCCAGGGGGGAGGACTTGCGGCTTATGCTTGGTGATATCTCGGTTCGCCGTGATTGGGGCTGGGCACCGGAATATGTGGACGCCATGTGGCGGATGCTGAACGTCGATGAACCGGAAGATATTGTCATTGCCACCGGGATCCACGCCTCGCTCCAGGAGTTCGTTGAGACCGTCTTTGGTTTCTTTGATCTGGACTGGCGTGCCCATGTGGACATCGACCCCGGGCTGCGCCGTCCGAGTGATGTGGCGATCAGCTTTGGTGACCCGTCGCGGGCTCTACAGCGACTGGGTTGGAGAGCTTCATTCACCATGCCAGACGTGGCTTGTGCCATGGCGAAAGCCGAGGCTGGCAGCGAACCGGCGGCGGGGGGAGAGGTTGAAAAATCGCTGTGA
- a CDS encoding glycosyltransferase family 2 protein, which translates to MTKPGQVTMKKSNPSVSVVFSFFNEEDNIPELLRRCRQTLRAEQESGNISKYELIFVNDDSTDASERMLTEEAQREGDIKLVNMSRNFGNSSCIIAGFEHSRGDLVFYMDADLQDPPELMAKMLAAWRADDEVEVVNTVRLSRAGESKIKLAITRLGYDILARTSSIRFIREAGDFKLLSRKVVDHMLDMPESFPFTRGLVYYVGFKQENVYYHRESRHAGESKFFVLGPRVIHNFLFSALISFSSAPLVLSLLIGTVAALIGVSVMTYSIIQYFVVDGVTSGWTSLIAAVLFMGSAQLITTGINGFYINSIFIETKRRPRYIVKSTVGGPLDAPKAAEAAVPAKDGL; encoded by the coding sequence ATGACCAAACCTGGGCAGGTAACGATGAAAAAATCAAATCCGTCCGTCTCTGTCGTTTTTTCCTTTTTCAATGAAGAGGATAATATTCCAGAGCTTCTTCGGCGCTGTCGTCAGACTCTTCGTGCCGAACAGGAAAGCGGTAATATTTCCAAGTATGAGCTGATTTTTGTCAATGACGATTCGACGGACGCTTCCGAGCGAATGCTGACCGAGGAAGCCCAGCGCGAGGGCGATATCAAGCTTGTCAACATGTCGCGTAATTTCGGGAACTCATCGTGTATTATCGCCGGATTCGAGCATTCGCGGGGCGATCTCGTGTTCTACATGGACGCCGATCTGCAGGATCCTCCCGAGTTGATGGCGAAGATGCTGGCCGCCTGGCGTGCCGATGACGAGGTGGAGGTGGTCAACACGGTCCGTTTGTCGCGGGCCGGCGAATCGAAGATAAAGCTGGCCATCACCCGACTCGGCTACGATATCCTGGCCAGGACCTCCAGCATCAGGTTCATCCGTGAAGCCGGAGACTTCAAGCTGCTGTCGCGCAAGGTCGTCGACCACATGCTGGACATGCCGGAATCGTTCCCGTTTACGCGTGGGCTGGTCTACTACGTGGGCTTCAAGCAGGAGAACGTCTATTATCATCGTGAAAGTCGGCATGCCGGTGAATCGAAGTTCTTCGTTCTCGGCCCGCGGGTCATTCACAATTTTCTGTTCTCGGCCCTGATCTCATTTTCGTCGGCACCGCTTGTTCTGTCACTGTTGATCGGTACGGTGGCGGCGCTGATCGGCGTGAGCGTGATGACCTATTCGATCATCCAATATTTCGTTGTCGACGGAGTGACGTCGGGCTGGACATCGCTGATCGCAGCCGTGCTCTTCATGGGGTCGGCGCAATTGATCACCACGGGAATCAACGGGTTTTACATCAACTCGATCTTCATCGAAACGAAGCGGCGGCCGCGCTATATCGTCAAGTCGACGGTGGGGGGGCCTTTGGATGCGCCGAAGGCCGCCGAGGCTGCCGTGCCGGCCAAAGATGGACTGTGA